The following are encoded in a window of Novosphingobium sp. THN1 genomic DNA:
- the lnt gene encoding apolipoprotein N-acyltransferase, protein MTASRFSSRLPSRDSLLTIAAGGLAACGFQPLGLWPLTLAAFAFLIHRLHVVKTWRQALLTGWLFGVGHFTVGNGWIATAFTYQAEMPTWLGWIAVVLLALYLAVFPALAIWGGWWLAHTRRAMLLPAFAAAWIVSEWLRSWMFTGFAWNPLAMVTLGGFDRPGLALAAQWTGTYALSGLVVLLAGWWLFALRAWRQGQKWAAGAYALGPALLMVLPLHGERLEGTLPFTLVQPDVRQDLLNDPANFENQFQKTAALSLARKPGENRLLLWPESGVPDFLREGYAQFWYDETTYAGDPLLARERLGRVAGKGGLLLTGTTDLAMEGRKVAGAWNVVTAVDSAGAIRGSYAKAHLVPYGEYLPMRSVLEPIGLSRLVAGSLDFFAGPGARTLDLGAYGKAGVQICYEIIFSGQVVNRGHRPDYLFNPSNDGWFGAWGPPQHLAQARMRAIEEGLPVLRATTTGISAVVDADGVVRQFVPQHRAGRLDGKVPPPHAPTLFARTGNMLGLLWAVALLFVALVASATRKR, encoded by the coding sequence ATGACAGCTTCCCGCTTTTCCTCTCGCCTTCCTTCGCGTGACAGCTTGCTGACCATTGCCGCTGGTGGCCTTGCTGCCTGCGGCTTTCAGCCTTTGGGCCTGTGGCCGCTGACGCTGGCCGCCTTTGCATTCCTGATCCATCGCCTGCACGTGGTGAAGACCTGGCGGCAGGCGCTGCTCACCGGATGGCTGTTCGGCGTCGGGCACTTCACTGTCGGCAATGGCTGGATTGCAACGGCTTTCACCTATCAGGCGGAAATGCCGACCTGGCTTGGCTGGATCGCGGTGGTCCTGCTCGCGCTCTATCTCGCGGTATTTCCGGCCTTGGCGATATGGGGCGGCTGGTGGCTGGCGCACACGCGGCGGGCCATGCTCCTGCCAGCCTTTGCCGCGGCGTGGATCGTGTCTGAATGGCTGCGCTCGTGGATGTTCACAGGGTTTGCGTGGAATCCGCTGGCGATGGTGACGCTGGGCGGTTTCGATCGTCCCGGCCTGGCGCTGGCGGCACAGTGGACCGGGACATATGCGCTTTCGGGCCTCGTCGTGCTGCTGGCGGGGTGGTGGCTGTTCGCCCTGCGCGCGTGGCGGCAGGGGCAGAAATGGGCAGCAGGGGCCTATGCCCTCGGGCCGGCGCTGTTGATGGTTCTGCCTTTGCACGGCGAGCGGCTGGAAGGGACATTGCCGTTCACGCTGGTCCAGCCGGACGTGCGGCAGGACCTGCTCAACGATCCCGCCAATTTCGAGAACCAGTTCCAGAAGACGGCGGCGCTGTCGCTGGCCCGCAAGCCCGGCGAGAACCGCTTGTTGCTCTGGCCGGAGAGCGGCGTGCCCGACTTCCTGCGCGAGGGCTATGCGCAGTTCTGGTACGACGAGACGACCTATGCCGGTGATCCGCTGCTGGCGCGCGAACGGCTCGGTCGGGTCGCCGGCAAAGGGGGCTTGCTGCTGACCGGAACGACCGATCTTGCCATGGAGGGGCGCAAGGTCGCGGGTGCCTGGAATGTGGTGACCGCGGTGGATTCGGCCGGAGCGATCCGAGGGTCCTATGCCAAGGCGCACCTGGTGCCCTATGGCGAGTACCTGCCGATGCGCTCTGTCCTCGAACCGATCGGCCTTTCACGGCTGGTGGCGGGCAGCCTCGACTTCTTTGCAGGGCCGGGGGCGCGCACGCTCGATCTTGGCGCTTACGGCAAGGCCGGGGTGCAGATCTGCTATGAGATCATCTTTTCCGGGCAGGTGGTGAATCGCGGGCATCGGCCGGATTACCTGTTCAATCCGTCCAATGACGGCTGGTTCGGCGCCTGGGGGCCACCGCAGCATCTGGCGCAGGCGCGGATGCGGGCAATCGAAGAGGGCTTGCCGGTCTTGAGAGCCACGACGACGGGCATCTCGGCGGTGGTGGATGCCGATGGCGTTGTCCGGCAGTTCGTGCCGCAGCATCGCGCCGGGCGCCTCGACGGCAAGGTGCCGCCGCCCCACGCGCCGACGCTGTTTGCGCGCACCGGGAACATGCTCGGCCTTTTGTGGGCAGTAGCGCTTCTTTTTGTTGCGCTTGTTGCAAGCGCCACGCGGAAACGCTAA
- the metK gene encoding methionine adenosyltransferase produces MRTDYLFTSESVSEGHPDKVSDQISDAIVDLFLSKDPEARIACETLTTTQLVVLAGEIRCKGVYENGEWAPGAQDEIERTVRETVKRIGYAQDGFHWEKFELINRLHGQSAHIAQGVDAGENKDEGAGDQGIMFGYATDETPGLMPATLYYSHKILERMAADRHSGAAPFLEPDAKSQVTLRYEGSLPVAATAIVVSTQHKAGYDENDPAKQAELAAYVKGVIADVIPPVLLRETEYFINPTGSFEIGGPDGDAGLTGRKIIVDTYGGAAPHGGGAFSGKDPTKVDRSAAYITRYLAKNVVAAGLATRCTIQIAYAIGVSKPLSLYVDTHDTGTVGDDKIEQAILGIAKLGGLTPRSIRTHLGLNKPIYQPTAAYGHFGRKAEGDFFPWERTDLVHDLKAALA; encoded by the coding sequence ATGCGCACCGATTACCTGTTCACTTCCGAATCCGTATCCGAAGGCCATCCGGACAAGGTTTCCGACCAGATCAGCGACGCGATCGTCGACTTGTTCCTGTCGAAGGACCCCGAAGCGCGCATCGCCTGCGAAACCCTGACGACCACGCAGCTTGTCGTGCTTGCCGGTGAAATCCGCTGCAAGGGCGTGTACGAGAACGGTGAATGGGCACCGGGCGCGCAGGACGAGATCGAGCGGACCGTGCGCGAGACGGTGAAGCGCATCGGTTATGCGCAGGACGGCTTCCATTGGGAGAAGTTCGAACTCATCAACCGCCTGCACGGCCAGTCGGCCCACATCGCGCAGGGCGTCGATGCTGGCGAGAACAAGGACGAAGGCGCCGGTGACCAGGGCATCATGTTCGGCTATGCCACCGACGAGACGCCCGGCCTGATGCCCGCCACGCTCTACTACAGCCACAAGATTCTCGAGCGCATGGCCGCCGATCGCCACTCGGGCGCTGCGCCGTTCCTCGAACCCGATGCCAAGAGCCAGGTCACGTTGCGCTATGAAGGTTCGCTGCCGGTTGCGGCCACGGCGATCGTCGTCTCGACCCAGCACAAGGCGGGTTACGACGAGAACGACCCGGCCAAGCAGGCCGAGCTCGCAGCCTATGTGAAAGGCGTGATTGCCGACGTGATCCCGCCGGTGCTGCTGCGCGAGACCGAATACTTCATCAACCCGACCGGCAGCTTCGAGATCGGCGGTCCCGACGGCGACGCTGGCCTGACCGGCCGCAAGATCATCGTCGACACCTATGGCGGTGCGGCTCCCCACGGCGGCGGCGCGTTTTCGGGCAAGGACCCGACCAAGGTTGATCGTTCGGCCGCCTACATCACCCGCTACCTTGCCAAGAACGTGGTCGCAGCAGGGCTCGCCACGCGCTGCACGATCCAGATCGCCTATGCCATCGGCGTGTCGAAGCCGCTGTCGCTCTATGTCGACACGCATGACACCGGCACCGTCGGCGACGACAAGATCGAGCAGGCGATCCTGGGCATTGCCAAGCTTGGCGGCCTGACCCCGCGTTCGATCCGCACGCACCTGGGCCTCAACAAGCCGATCTACCAGCCGACCGCGGCCTATGGTCACTTCGGGCGCAAGGCCGAGGGCGACTTCTTCCCGTGGGAGCGCACCGACCTCGTCCACGATCTCAAGGCGGCGCTGGCCTGA
- a CDS encoding acyl-CoA dehydrogenase family protein — MDFDLPQDLVAYIAELDAFIDAEIKPLEQADDNIRFFDHRREWARTDFESGGLPRHEWEELLVEATRRADAAGHWRFSAPKKYGGKDGKNLWMAVIRDHFAAKGLGLHNDLQNEHSIVGNFPFVNMFEHFGTPEQKQEFINGGFARTRRTAFGLTEPNHGSDATHMETRAVPETRDGVPGWRIDGEKMWTTGMHVATHCATFARTSGEHGDARGITCFLVPNPTEGLVIEEYLWTFNMPTDHPRVSFTNVWVPDSAILGPIGGGLAIAQSFVHQNRIRQAASSLGAATFCVEESVRYARERKPFGEELARNQAIQFPLVELATQCEMLRLLIRKTAWEMDRLEAEEGGHKRIERELSDKVSMCNYWANRLVCEAADRAMQVHGGIGYSRHKPFEHIFRHHRRYRITEGAEEIQMRKVGAFLFGYLGPRKGRF, encoded by the coding sequence ATGGACTTCGACCTACCCCAGGACCTCGTCGCCTATATCGCCGAACTCGACGCCTTCATCGATGCCGAGATCAAGCCGCTCGAACAGGCGGACGACAACATCCGCTTCTTCGATCACCGCCGCGAATGGGCCCGCACCGATTTCGAAAGCGGCGGTCTGCCGCGGCATGAATGGGAAGAACTGCTGGTGGAGGCCACCCGCCGTGCCGATGCAGCCGGGCATTGGCGGTTCTCCGCGCCGAAGAAGTACGGCGGCAAGGACGGCAAGAACCTGTGGATGGCAGTGATCCGCGACCACTTCGCCGCCAAGGGTCTGGGGCTGCACAACGACCTGCAGAACGAACACTCAATCGTCGGCAACTTCCCATTCGTGAACATGTTCGAACACTTTGGCACGCCCGAACAGAAGCAAGAGTTCATCAACGGCGGCTTTGCCCGCACCCGCCGCACCGCCTTCGGCCTCACCGAGCCCAACCATGGCTCCGACGCCACGCACATGGAAACCCGCGCCGTGCCGGAAACGCGCGATGGGGTGCCGGGCTGGCGCATCGATGGCGAGAAGATGTGGACCACGGGCATGCATGTCGCCACCCACTGCGCCACTTTCGCCCGCACCAGCGGCGAGCACGGCGATGCGCGCGGCATCACCTGCTTTCTCGTGCCCAACCCCACCGAAGGCCTCGTGATCGAGGAGTACCTGTGGACCTTCAACATGCCGACCGACCACCCGCGCGTGTCGTTCACCAACGTCTGGGTGCCGGACAGCGCGATCCTCGGCCCCATCGGCGGCGGGCTCGCCATTGCGCAGAGCTTCGTTCACCAGAACCGCATCCGCCAGGCGGCATCATCGCTTGGCGCCGCGACGTTCTGCGTCGAGGAATCGGTGCGCTATGCGCGCGAACGCAAGCCCTTCGGCGAGGAACTTGCCCGTAATCAGGCCATCCAGTTCCCACTGGTGGAACTTGCCACGCAGTGCGAGATGCTGCGCCTGCTGATCCGCAAGACGGCATGGGAAATGGACCGCCTCGAGGCCGAAGAGGGCGGCCACAAGCGCATCGAGCGTGAACTGTCGGACAAGGTCTCGATGTGCAATTACTGGGCGAACCGGCTGGTCTGCGAAGCTGCCGACCGTGCCATGCAGGTCCACGGCGGCATCGGCTATTCGCGCCACAAGCCGTTCGAACACATCTTCCGGCATCATCGCCGCTACCGCATCACCGAAGGTGCGGAAGAGATCCAGATGCGGAAGGTTGGCGCCTTCCTGTTCGGCTATCTCGGGCCGAGGAAGGGCCGGTTCTGA
- a CDS encoding phosphotransferase has protein sequence METLLEAVMARAGHAGDISGLQRLSGGANMESWAFACGDDRFVLRRAPSAEWIAARSLGMDGEAELIRQAHASGVKAPEVLAELTSADGLGIGFIMRCLPGTADPEHALSSPPELASDLAAAMAGIHALSPEDLPFLPVLDPAEGVEGLVRQFEDAGGDRPVIALGLAWLRSNVPAPTSPVVVHGDFRIGNLMVDAGRLSGVLDWELAHIGDGHEDLAYGCMTVWRFGRLDKQGFGLTDVATLARAYEDAGGEPFDPARFRFWLVYRTVWWALGCLSMGQSWRSGTDRSLERVVVARRCAEQELDLLLLLESEAPEAERERLLPAAPLPAPESRGEPTATEVLTAVSEWLAATVKGKLEGRERWELAVAQNALGIVRRELAGRADPADKRLAEDILAGRQSLATAGLLATLRSRTLSTLSADMPKYPALAPARALWSQA, from the coding sequence ATGGAAACGCTGCTCGAAGCGGTCATGGCAAGGGCTGGCCATGCTGGCGATATTTCCGGCCTGCAGCGCCTGTCCGGCGGTGCGAACATGGAATCCTGGGCGTTTGCCTGCGGGGATGACCGGTTCGTATTGCGCCGGGCGCCCTCTGCAGAATGGATCGCGGCGCGTTCGCTGGGGATGGATGGCGAAGCCGAACTGATCAGGCAGGCTCACGCCTCCGGTGTCAAAGCGCCGGAAGTCCTTGCCGAACTCACAAGCGCTGACGGCCTTGGCATCGGCTTCATCATGCGCTGCCTTCCGGGCACGGCCGACCCCGAGCATGCGCTTTCGTCTCCACCGGAACTTGCTTCTGATCTTGCAGCGGCCATGGCAGGCATTCACGCGCTTTCGCCCGAAGACCTGCCTTTCCTTCCGGTGCTGGACCCTGCCGAAGGCGTGGAGGGGCTCGTCCGTCAGTTCGAAGATGCTGGTGGCGACCGTCCGGTCATTGCGCTGGGCCTCGCTTGGCTTCGCAGCAACGTGCCTGCGCCGACATCCCCAGTCGTCGTCCATGGCGATTTCCGCATCGGCAACCTCATGGTTGACGCAGGCCGCCTGTCCGGCGTGCTCGACTGGGAACTGGCCCACATCGGCGATGGGCATGAGGACCTGGCCTACGGCTGCATGACGGTGTGGCGGTTCGGCAGGCTCGACAAGCAAGGGTTCGGCCTGACCGATGTGGCCACGCTGGCCCGCGCTTACGAGGACGCCGGCGGTGAGCCGTTCGATCCGGCCCGCTTCCGCTTCTGGCTGGTCTATCGGACAGTGTGGTGGGCACTTGGCTGCCTGTCGATGGGGCAATCATGGCGATCCGGCACAGATCGATCGCTGGAACGGGTCGTCGTCGCCCGCCGCTGCGCGGAACAGGAGCTAGACCTGCTCTTGCTGCTCGAAAGCGAAGCCCCTGAGGCAGAGCGCGAGCGCCTCCTCCCCGCCGCGCCGCTGCCGGCACCCGAAAGCCGGGGCGAGCCAACGGCAACGGAAGTCCTGACCGCCGTTTCCGAATGGCTCGCCGCCACGGTCAAGGGCAAGCTCGAGGGGCGCGAGCGCTGGGAACTGGCCGTCGCCCAGAATGCCCTCGGCATCGTCCGCCGCGAACTGGCCGGGCGTGCCGATCCCGCGGACAAGCGCCTTGCCGAGGACATTCTCGCCGGGCGCCAGTCGCTCGCAACGGCAGGACTTCTTGCCACGCTCCGTTCTCGCACCCTGTCCACCCTTTCCGCCGACATGCCCAAGTACCCCGCGCTCGCGCCCGCCCGCGCCCTCTGGAGCCAAGCCTGA
- a CDS encoding serine hydrolase: MKFRTARIIAALMVAAPALVATVPAVQSRATVSLQDQRDQAIQQQVAAIAAEGRGRIGVAAMDLDGGGQIFVNADMPFPMASTAKIAVAATFLDLVEKGAARLDQQFPMMMPVRETGARSAEAPLRSGQIMTAQSLMELSITRSHNEATDGLIQAVGGYDKVNRWLTSKGITGQRLDHTMATLVRDDGKVDAARVIDVRTSSTPRAMLALLAAIDRGDALSPESRAVLLDTMTRTSTGKNRIRAGLPVGTLVAHKTGTLFGVTDDVGIVRLPDGRHLAVVFFVTGPEGHTAHAGLIARMMRTIYDGYSTPMAKSTQDLVRRR; this comes from the coding sequence ATGAAGTTCCGCACCGCACGAATCATCGCCGCATTGATGGTGGCAGCCCCTGCGCTGGTTGCCACGGTGCCTGCGGTGCAGAGCCGCGCCACGGTTTCGCTGCAGGATCAGCGCGATCAGGCGATCCAGCAGCAGGTCGCCGCGATAGCTGCAGAAGGGCGTGGGCGCATTGGCGTTGCCGCGATGGACCTTGACGGCGGCGGCCAGATTTTCGTCAACGCCGACATGCCGTTCCCGATGGCCAGCACTGCAAAGATCGCGGTTGCGGCAACCTTCCTCGATCTGGTGGAGAAGGGGGCGGCACGGCTCGACCAGCAGTTCCCGATGATGATGCCGGTGCGCGAAACCGGGGCACGCAGTGCCGAAGCGCCACTCCGCTCAGGCCAGATCATGACCGCGCAGAGCCTGATGGAGCTTTCCATCACGCGCAGCCATAACGAAGCTACCGACGGCTTGATCCAGGCGGTGGGCGGTTATGACAAGGTCAATCGCTGGCTCACGTCCAAGGGTATTACCGGTCAGCGACTTGACCATACGATGGCAACCCTCGTTCGCGACGACGGCAAGGTCGACGCCGCGCGGGTCATCGATGTGCGCACGTCCAGCACGCCGCGCGCCATGCTGGCGCTGCTTGCCGCCATCGATCGCGGCGACGCCCTGAGCCCTGAAAGCCGTGCCGTGCTGCTCGATACAATGACGCGGACGAGCACGGGCAAGAACCGGATTCGTGCAGGCTTGCCAGTGGGGACGCTTGTTGCCCACAAGACCGGCACGCTGTTTGGAGTGACGGACGATGTCGGCATCGTGCGCCTGCCTGATGGCCGGCACCTTGCGGTGGTGTTCTTCGTGACCGGCCCGGAAGGCCATACGGCTCACGCCGGCCTGATCGCGCGGATGATGCGCACGATCTATGACGGCTACAGCACGCCGATGGCCAAAAGCACGCAGGACCTCGTACGCCGCCGCTGA
- a CDS encoding YifB family Mg chelatase-like AAA ATPase, with amino-acid sequence MVALVSTVAYLGLEARAVEVQCQVAPGLPAFRLVGLPDKAVGESRERVSSALSALGLALPPKRITVNLSPADLPKEGSHYDLPIALALLAAMGVVDLEQIADYVAVGELALDGRVLPSPGVLLAALHASGEDKGLICPAAQGPEARWASGIDVIAAPDLIGLLNHLKGQHRLPQPSQGVAEPPRRMADLKQVKGQETAKRALEIAAAGGHNLLMIGPPGAGKSLMASCLPGILPELTPSEALEVSMVASVAGTLEDGRISRARPFRSPHHSASMAALTGGGLKVRPGEVSLAHLGVLFLDELPEFQRAVLDSLRQPLETGEVTVARANAHVTFPARVQLIAAMNPCRCGHLGDPALGCSRAPRCAGDYQSKVSGPLLDRIDLHVEVDPVSAADLALPPPAEGSDQVAARVARARAVQVARLEGTSARSNAELNGDLLDTHATPDEPGRKLLAQAAEAMRLSARGYTRMLRVARTIADLAGAETVGRIHVAEALSYRRIAPRA; translated from the coding sequence ATGGTCGCGCTGGTGTCGACGGTGGCCTATCTCGGGCTCGAGGCGCGCGCGGTGGAAGTGCAGTGCCAGGTGGCGCCCGGTCTGCCCGCATTCCGGCTGGTCGGCCTGCCTGACAAGGCCGTTGGCGAAAGCCGGGAGCGGGTCTCCTCGGCGCTTTCCGCACTCGGTCTCGCCCTGCCGCCCAAGCGGATCACGGTGAACCTGTCACCAGCCGATCTGCCCAAGGAGGGCTCGCACTACGATCTGCCAATCGCGCTCGCCTTGCTCGCCGCGATGGGCGTGGTCGATCTCGAACAGATCGCCGACTATGTGGCAGTGGGAGAGCTGGCGCTCGATGGCCGCGTGCTGCCCTCTCCGGGCGTGCTGCTGGCCGCGCTCCATGCCAGTGGCGAGGACAAGGGACTGATCTGCCCCGCCGCGCAAGGGCCTGAGGCGCGCTGGGCCAGCGGAATTGACGTGATTGCCGCGCCGGACCTGATCGGCCTGCTCAATCACCTGAAGGGGCAGCACCGCTTGCCGCAGCCTTCGCAGGGCGTGGCAGAGCCACCGCGCCGCATGGCCGATCTCAAGCAGGTCAAGGGCCAGGAAACCGCCAAGCGCGCGCTGGAGATCGCCGCTGCCGGTGGGCACAATCTCCTGATGATCGGGCCGCCGGGCGCGGGCAAGTCGCTGATGGCCTCATGCCTGCCCGGCATCCTGCCGGAGCTGACCCCGTCCGAGGCGCTGGAGGTGTCGATGGTGGCATCGGTCGCAGGTACGCTGGAGGATGGCCGCATCAGCCGCGCCCGGCCATTCCGCAGCCCGCATCACTCGGCATCGATGGCAGCGCTCACGGGCGGTGGGCTCAAGGTGCGGCCGGGAGAGGTCAGCCTCGCACACCTTGGCGTACTGTTCCTTGATGAACTGCCCGAATTTCAGCGCGCCGTGCTCGATTCGCTGCGCCAGCCGCTGGAAACGGGCGAGGTCACCGTTGCCCGCGCCAACGCGCACGTGACCTTCCCGGCGCGCGTGCAACTGATCGCGGCGATGAACCCGTGCCGCTGCGGACATCTGGGCGATCCGGCGCTGGGGTGCAGCCGCGCGCCGCGCTGTGCCGGAGACTACCAGTCCAAGGTGTCAGGCCCGCTCCTCGATCGCATAGATCTGCACGTCGAAGTCGATCCCGTCTCCGCCGCCGATCTGGCGCTCCCACCCCCGGCGGAAGGCTCCGATCAGGTGGCCGCGCGCGTGGCGCGGGCCAGGGCCGTGCAGGTCGCCCGGCTCGAAGGGACCAGCGCCCGCAGCAACGCCGAGCTCAACGGCGATCTGCTGGACACCCACGCCACTCCGGACGAACCCGGGCGCAAGCTGCTCGCGCAGGCCGCCGAAGCGATGCGCCTCTCCGCGCGTGGCTATACCCGCATGTTGCGCGTGGCGCGCACGATCGCCGATCTGGCCGGGGCGGAGACGGTGGGCCGCATCCATGTCGCCGAGGCGCTTAGTTACCGGAGAATTGCACCGCGGGCTTAG
- a CDS encoding GlsB/YeaQ/YmgE family stress response membrane protein yields the protein MLNLISIVFTGLVVGVLARFFYPGDVDIGFLKTVLLGIGGALVAGLFASWRSGGPFGEGVNRAGCLASVIGAMLLIFLGRHL from the coding sequence GTGCTGAATCTGATCTCGATTGTCTTCACCGGTCTGGTGGTCGGCGTGCTGGCGCGGTTCTTCTATCCCGGCGATGTCGACATAGGGTTTCTCAAGACCGTGCTGCTGGGCATAGGTGGCGCGCTTGTGGCAGGCCTGTTCGCCAGCTGGCGCAGCGGCGGGCCATTCGGCGAAGGCGTGAACCGCGCCGGCTGCCTGGCCTCGGTGATCGGGGCGATGCTGCTGATCTTTCTGGGGCGGCATCTCTGA
- a CDS encoding ribonucleoside-diphosphate reductase subunit alpha — protein sequence MDFRTGDGSVVAQDELALASAPAAAGEAKAMDMDAKDAGSEALVAGMAATVAAAAVAAAPVSDSKKVNPRRFTIVTDDSRDARLTDFGKDTLDDRYLLPGEKYQDLFARVADAYADDQEHAQRLYDYISKLWFMPATPVLSNGGTGRGLPISCYLNSVDDSLEGIVATWNENVWLASRGGGIGTYWGKVRGIGESVGLNGKTSGIIPFVRVMDSLTLAISQGSLRRGSAACYLDVSHPEIEEFLEIRKPSGDFNRKALNLHHGVLLTDEFMEAVRDGAEFHLRSPKDGSVRSTVDARSLFQKLVETRLATGEPYIVFNDTVNRMMPKHHRDLGLKVSTSNLCSEITLPTGRDHLGNDRTAVCCLSSLNLETWDEWNGDKRFIEDVLRFLDNVLQDYIDRAPNEMARAKYSAARERSVGMGVMGFHSFLQLKGIAFESAMAKAWNLKMFKHIAAKADEASILLAQERGACPDAAEMGVMQRFSCKMAIAPTASISIICGGTSACIEPIPANIYTHKTLSGSFVVENPYLKKLLAAKSKDSTNVWNSILEQGGSVQHLDFLSPEEKAVFKTSFEIDQRWLLEFAADRTPYIDQAQSLNLYIPADVDKWDLMMLHFQAWEKGIKSLYYLRSKSVQRAGFAGGVEADNTAEAPKIELSAGPTDYEECLACQ from the coding sequence GTGGATTTCAGAACTGGAGACGGCTCCGTGGTTGCGCAGGACGAACTGGCGCTGGCAAGCGCTCCGGCTGCGGCCGGTGAAGCAAAGGCGATGGATATGGACGCCAAGGACGCAGGCAGTGAAGCGCTTGTCGCAGGCATGGCGGCAACGGTTGCGGCCGCTGCCGTGGCCGCCGCGCCGGTCAGCGATTCCAAGAAGGTCAATCCGCGTCGCTTCACCATCGTGACGGACGACAGCCGCGATGCGCGCCTGACCGATTTCGGCAAGGACACGCTGGACGACCGCTATCTGCTTCCCGGCGAGAAGTATCAGGACCTGTTCGCGCGCGTGGCCGATGCCTATGCCGACGATCAGGAGCACGCCCAGCGCCTCTACGACTACATCTCCAAGCTGTGGTTCATGCCGGCAACGCCGGTTCTCTCGAACGGCGGCACCGGGCGCGGCTTGCCGATCTCGTGCTACCTGAACTCTGTGGATGACAGCCTCGAAGGCATCGTCGCCACCTGGAACGAGAACGTCTGGCTCGCCTCGCGCGGCGGCGGCATCGGCACTTATTGGGGCAAGGTCCGCGGCATCGGCGAGAGCGTCGGCCTCAACGGCAAGACCAGCGGCATCATCCCGTTCGTGCGCGTGATGGATTCGCTGACGCTGGCGATTTCCCAGGGTTCCCTGCGTCGCGGTTCGGCCGCCTGCTATCTCGACGTCTCGCACCCAGAGATCGAGGAGTTCCTCGAGATCCGCAAGCCGAGCGGTGACTTCAACCGCAAGGCGCTCAACCTGCACCACGGCGTGCTGCTGACCGACGAGTTCATGGAAGCCGTGCGCGATGGCGCCGAATTCCACCTGCGCTCGCCGAAGGATGGCTCGGTCCGCAGCACGGTCGATGCGCGTTCGCTGTTCCAGAAGCTGGTCGAAACCCGCCTTGCCACGGGTGAGCCCTACATCGTGTTCAACGACACGGTGAACCGCATGATGCCCAAGCATCACCGCGATCTGGGCCTCAAGGTCTCGACCTCGAACCTCTGCTCGGAAATCACCCTGCCGACCGGTCGCGATCATCTCGGCAACGATCGCACGGCGGTGTGCTGCCTGTCCTCGCTCAACCTGGAAACCTGGGACGAGTGGAACGGCGACAAGCGCTTCATCGAGGACGTGCTGCGCTTCCTCGACAACGTGCTGCAGGACTACATCGACCGCGCCCCGAACGAGATGGCCCGCGCCAAGTACTCGGCCGCGCGCGAACGCTCTGTCGGCATGGGCGTGATGGGCTTCCACTCCTTCCTCCAGCTCAAGGGCATCGCCTTTGAAAGCGCGATGGCCAAGGCGTGGAACCTCAAGATGTTCAAGCACATCGCGGCCAAGGCGGACGAGGCTTCGATCCTGCTCGCGCAGGAACGCGGGGCGTGCCCGGACGCTGCCGAAATGGGCGTGATGCAGCGCTTTTCCTGCAAGATGGCGATCGCGCCGACCGCGTCGATCTCGATCATCTGCGGCGGTACGTCTGCCTGCATCGAGCCGATCCCGGCCAACATCTACACGCACAAGACCCTGTCGGGCTCGTTCGTGGTCGAGAACCCGTACCTCAAGAAGCTGCTCGCGGCGAAGAGCAAGGACTCCACCAACGTCTGGAATTCGATCCTCGAGCAGGGCGGCTCGGTCCAGCACCTCGATTTCCTGAGCCCGGAAGAAAAGGCCGTGTTCAAGACCAGCTTCGAGATCGACCAGCGCTGGCTGCTCGAATTCGCGGCAGACCGCACGCCCTATATCGATCAGGCCCAGTCGCTGAACCTCTACATCCCGGCCGACGTCGACAAGTGGGACCTGATGATGCTGCACTTCCAAGCGTGGGAGAAGGGCATCAAGAGCCTCTATTACCTCCGCTCCAAGTCGGTCCAGCGCGCAGGCTTCGCCGGCGGCGTCGAAGCGGACAACACCGCCGAGGCCCCCAAGATCGAACTCTCGGCCGGCCCGACCGACTATGAGGAATGCCTGGCCTGCCAGTGA
- a CDS encoding PepSY domain-containing protein: protein MLRSIRIIKGVRFMRKWHRWITVFFGVFMIWMAFTGVASHVTALWPAGERAGPPPVPQGFVCPETMMCRPKAPPGGMKSLVGFFHHLHSGEEFGPVGTAISLMTGFALLFFSISGLWMYFSMWKNRKDRSLKPGWFWK, encoded by the coding sequence ATGTTGCGATCAATTCGCATTATCAAAGGGGTTCGTTTCATGCGCAAGTGGCACCGCTGGATCACGGTGTTCTTCGGGGTCTTCATGATCTGGATGGCCTTCACCGGCGTCGCCAGCCACGTGACCGCGCTCTGGCCGGCTGGCGAGCGCGCGGGGCCGCCACCAGTGCCGCAGGGCTTCGTCTGCCCCGAAACCATGATGTGCCGGCCCAAGGCACCTCCGGGCGGCATGAAGTCGCTGGTCGGGTTCTTCCACCATCTCCACTCGGGCGAGGAATTCGGGCCCGTCGGCACGGCGATCTCGCTGATGACGGGCTTTGCGCTGCTGTTCTTCAGCATCTCGGGCCTGTGGATGTATTTCTCGATGTGGAAGAATCGCAAGGACCGCAGCCTCAAGCCCGGCTGGTTCTGGAAGTAA